One window from the genome of Fastidiosipila sp. encodes:
- a CDS encoding TIM44-like domain-containing protein gives MKRTVGVLLLLLAVFAIFVFSGPRIHAGADFYPAPADAGFFGGDSDYGGSSGGGWDDSFGDSDWGSGGFGSSGGLSCVGGPPVGLIIFVIIVVFVILKAKKGGQTGSPQVPAVPPVQSTAVADQIRQVDPFFTEAEMREKVSNLYSEMQRAWENQDWEPMRARMTDDLYNQMWRQLQELVGRNQINRVERVAIISVALVNFYQDEQNDNLAIRLTTRITDYIIDRATGTVVSGDPRREKFMTYEWTMIRSLGVKTPAPGIAGKTEISRNCPHCGAPIDLTQSARCSYCGSIVTAPEFDWVLSNIRGISQQTI, from the coding sequence ATGAAGCGGACGGTTGGGGTCTTACTCTTACTCTTGGCGGTTTTCGCGATTTTTGTTTTCTCAGGCCCGCGCATTCACGCGGGTGCAGATTTTTACCCGGCTCCGGCCGATGCGGGTTTTTTTGGCGGGGACAGTGATTATGGCGGATCCTCCGGCGGTGGCTGGGACGACTCCTTTGGCGACAGCGACTGGGGCAGCGGCGGTTTTGGAAGCTCAGGGGGCTTGTCCTGTGTTGGGGGGCCTCCCGTCGGACTGATCATCTTTGTCATTATCGTCGTCTTTGTGATTCTCAAGGCCAAAAAAGGCGGCCAGACGGGCTCACCCCAGGTCCCGGCCGTACCGCCTGTCCAGTCAACAGCCGTTGCCGACCAGATCCGGCAGGTGGATCCTTTCTTCACGGAAGCGGAGATGCGCGAGAAAGTTTCCAATCTATACTCCGAGATGCAGCGGGCCTGGGAAAATCAGGATTGGGAACCCATGAGGGCCCGCATGACAGACGACCTTTACAACCAGATGTGGCGGCAGCTGCAGGAGCTGGTAGGCCGCAACCAGATCAACCGCGTGGAGCGGGTCGCCATTATCAGCGTCGCCTTGGTCAATTTTTATCAGGATGAGCAAAATGACAACCTGGCCATCAGGCTGACCACCCGGATCACCGACTACATCATTGACCGGGCGACCGGCACGGTCGTCAGCGGTGACCCGCGCCGTGAGAAATTCATGACTTACGAGTGGACCATGATCCGCAGCCTGGGTGTCAAGACTCCGGCTCCCGGCATAGCGGGCAAAACAGAAATCAGCCGCAACTGCCCCCACTGCGGGGCGCCCATTGACCTGACCCAGTCCGCCCGCTGCAGCTACTGTGGCTCCATCGTGACGGCTCCCGAGTTTGACTGGGTTCTGTCCAATATCCGGGGAATCTCCCAGCAGACCATCTGA
- a CDS encoding isopeptide-forming domain-containing fimbrial protein codes for MNKSINKMKYIYVFLLVLSLLMYLVAPVFPNKVSADSEPLVSLTHTSEIDRLIELCIRTIKGEIHFTRPLVEKKIDLVIVQDASGSFENTIGTMKEGLKAVVDKLKPSRGDRVMVTTFRGGQRYQWYEKVNDSQVKKDVGDDEGLYISTASSFIPVDTRTRYDLGSNLDMAKSRIGAITVDGGTPTARGLQYALQEYNSKRVALGDVGDLKRETIFLLVTDGVANVRLPDGSTGDDGTIWLDWNWAYTPDGQSHGSTTGFNEKYQDYETATDQASAQAAAIKNQGYYLISTFIEDFEKQKTQYGGGSYYQDEVSPYTKTALENMASSSSYYQVFDSPDNFGTRVGNLFEALVEEISQESIEVVIEPGYQVMSSRLLKDGIVINANLNFQTGINIVEVEQEGDYTIEYELKELDFHGEDETPVTATGRSGQKRYQIDNPVVPGNTNTVCTLEPAVPVKRVNGLEHYDLDEVREEVTYTVTTHVGNIFGMTSFGFEDQVDALLKITPGSADVKVDGVSIVKPGELTVLANKITFSKTSDFQQIKEKDVVLEFKASIDACVICGEVKAAYADGKIPNTAQLLYNQSRVASNTVTIAPPAPEDPPIAKDVNGKTHENLTAADDLFDYHVKVLLPELEEGEHYETLVIEDALVPVLQIEGTAVLIDGLAAPALDAYVSVSGQTATLTLDQEDFDFDTIVGKVIALQFTASIRPGADLSVYEGELVPNEGEYGINGGSRVKSNQVTVALPPEEPAIDKDVNGKTHEDLGTKHEIFTYHIKLDIPESVRGYETIVVSDTLEDVLEIIDSGVTVGGDDTSLLPLLTVSGQTATLVLDSEFDFSQIAGQQIVISLRARIRIGANLDAYVNDTVPNQAAIEFNGGPKVMTAPVTVAPPGEPPVIEKDVNGKDHEDLTAFDQSFTYHVKVEIPNNIRDYASLLITDTLEDVLEITGASVLLDGGDEPALLSYLSLAGQTVSLSFGESFDFGLLAKKTITLVIEAKIREGADLSAYEGETIPNQATYWINDQIGRYSNVVTVTPPFEPPLIKKDVNGRKHEDLAARDEVFTYHVRINMADYVGRYESLIILDTLEDVLESKEAGVILDGVENPGLTARLAFHGQTIRLVLDKTDFSQLAGKTMILRIKAKIRAGADLSAYLDETVPNGARIILNDERVILSNTVTVTPPLEKPGIEKKINGKDHEELEERDQAFVYQVTVDIPENVRGYESLVITDSLEDALGTTGVRALIDGVEMPALTGRITIDGRLISLILDRSEDFALLAGKTLTLEIGARIQEDADLSGYTDERIPNRAVLTFNQEPGVESNEVTVTPPMELVGGDTDELPKTGSLVDRTLLWVLGMLLMAAGSLVLLRIRYATVKEK; via the coding sequence ATGAATAAATCCATAAACAAGATGAAATACATCTATGTATTTCTATTGGTGCTATCGCTGTTGATGTATCTGGTGGCACCTGTATTCCCAAACAAAGTGAGCGCCGACAGTGAACCTCTGGTTTCACTGACACACACGAGTGAGATCGACCGGCTGATAGAGCTCTGTATCCGGACCATTAAGGGTGAAATTCACTTCACCCGGCCCCTTGTCGAGAAGAAGATCGACCTGGTGATCGTCCAGGATGCAAGCGGTTCATTTGAAAACACCATTGGTACCATGAAAGAAGGCCTGAAAGCGGTCGTCGACAAGCTGAAACCAAGCCGCGGCGACCGGGTCATGGTGACCACCTTCCGCGGCGGCCAGCGCTATCAATGGTATGAAAAGGTCAACGATTCACAGGTCAAGAAGGATGTGGGCGACGACGAAGGCCTTTATATCAGCACGGCCAGCAGCTTTATTCCCGTTGATACCCGGACCAGGTATGACCTTGGCAGTAACCTTGACATGGCCAAGTCCAGGATCGGCGCAATCACTGTTGACGGGGGAACTCCTACGGCCCGGGGCCTGCAATATGCTTTGCAGGAATACAACAGCAAGCGCGTTGCCTTGGGCGACGTGGGCGACCTTAAGAGGGAGACCATCTTCCTCTTGGTGACAGACGGTGTCGCCAATGTCAGGCTCCCGGACGGAAGTACCGGGGATGACGGGACCATCTGGCTGGACTGGAACTGGGCCTACACTCCCGACGGTCAGTCGCATGGCAGCACGACCGGCTTCAATGAGAAATACCAGGACTACGAGACGGCCACCGACCAGGCATCCGCTCAGGCTGCGGCCATCAAGAATCAGGGTTATTACCTGATCTCCACTTTTATTGAAGACTTTGAGAAACAAAAAACCCAGTACGGTGGCGGCAGCTATTACCAGGATGAGGTCAGCCCCTACACGAAAACCGCCCTGGAGAACATGGCCAGCTCAAGCAGCTATTATCAAGTTTTTGACAGCCCGGACAACTTCGGGACCCGGGTAGGCAATCTCTTTGAAGCCCTGGTTGAGGAAATCAGCCAGGAGAGCATCGAGGTGGTCATCGAGCCCGGTTACCAGGTGATGTCGTCAAGGCTGCTCAAGGACGGCATAGTGATCAACGCCAACTTAAACTTTCAAACGGGGATCAATATCGTTGAAGTTGAGCAGGAGGGCGACTATACCATTGAATACGAGTTGAAAGAACTTGATTTCCATGGAGAAGATGAAACGCCCGTCACCGCGACCGGCCGGTCGGGACAAAAACGCTACCAGATCGATAATCCGGTCGTTCCCGGCAATACCAACACGGTCTGTACACTGGAGCCGGCGGTTCCCGTCAAACGGGTCAACGGGCTTGAACATTATGACCTGGATGAAGTCCGGGAGGAAGTGACCTATACGGTTACCACCCATGTCGGCAATATTTTCGGCATGACCTCCTTCGGCTTTGAGGATCAGGTTGACGCTCTTTTGAAAATCACGCCCGGTTCCGCCGATGTCAAGGTGGATGGTGTCAGCATTGTCAAGCCCGGAGAATTGACGGTACTTGCCAACAAGATCACCTTCAGCAAGACAAGCGATTTCCAGCAGATCAAGGAAAAGGACGTGGTGCTGGAATTCAAGGCATCCATCGACGCCTGCGTGATCTGCGGTGAAGTCAAGGCGGCCTATGCGGACGGGAAAATTCCCAATACGGCCCAGCTGCTTTACAACCAGAGCAGGGTGGCCAGCAATACCGTGACCATCGCGCCTCCCGCCCCGGAGGATCCCCCGATTGCCAAGGATGTCAACGGAAAAACACATGAAAACCTGACTGCGGCAGACGATCTTTTTGACTACCATGTCAAGGTCTTGCTGCCGGAACTGGAAGAAGGCGAGCATTACGAGACCCTGGTCATTGAGGATGCCTTGGTTCCCGTTTTGCAAATTGAGGGCACGGCGGTGCTGATTGACGGGTTGGCGGCACCGGCGCTGGATGCCTATGTGTCCGTGTCGGGCCAGACGGCAACCCTGACGCTCGATCAGGAGGATTTTGATTTTGATACCATCGTTGGCAAGGTAATTGCCCTGCAGTTCACTGCTTCAATCCGGCCCGGCGCCGACCTCTCCGTTTATGAGGGGGAGCTGGTGCCCAATGAAGGTGAATACGGAATCAACGGCGGTTCCAGGGTCAAGTCCAATCAGGTGACGGTGGCGCTGCCGCCTGAAGAACCTGCCATTGACAAAGATGTCAACGGGAAAACGCATGAGGACCTGGGAACGAAACATGAGATCTTCACTTATCACATTAAGCTTGACATCCCCGAAAGTGTGCGTGGCTATGAGACGATCGTGGTCAGCGATACCCTGGAGGATGTGCTTGAGATTATTGACAGCGGCGTGACGGTGGGGGGTGACGATACTTCCCTGCTTCCCCTGCTGACCGTTTCGGGACAGACCGCAACCCTGGTGCTTGACAGCGAATTTGACTTCAGTCAGATCGCGGGCCAGCAGATTGTGATCAGCTTGAGGGCAAGGATCAGGATCGGCGCCAATCTTGACGCTTATGTCAACGACACGGTACCCAACCAGGCGGCCATCGAATTCAATGGCGGACCCAAGGTCATGACGGCGCCCGTCACGGTGGCCCCGCCCGGGGAACCTCCTGTGATTGAGAAGGATGTCAATGGAAAAGATCATGAAGATCTGACGGCCTTTGACCAGAGTTTCACTTATCACGTCAAAGTGGAAATCCCCAACAATATCCGTGATTACGCTTCACTGCTCATCACCGATACCCTGGAGGATGTGCTGGAAATCACAGGCGCCTCAGTTCTTCTTGACGGCGGTGACGAACCGGCCTTGCTGTCCTACCTGAGTCTTGCGGGACAGACGGTCAGTCTCTCGTTTGGTGAAAGCTTTGATTTTGGCCTTCTGGCCAAAAAAACCATCACGCTGGTGATTGAGGCGAAAATCCGGGAAGGGGCCGACCTGTCAGCCTATGAGGGTGAAACCATTCCCAACCAGGCAACCTATTGGATCAATGATCAGATCGGCCGGTATTCCAATGTCGTGACGGTGACGCCGCCCTTTGAGCCTCCCCTGATCAAAAAAGATGTCAATGGCAGGAAACATGAGGATCTGGCCGCAAGGGACGAAGTTTTCACCTATCATGTCCGTATTAATATGGCGGATTATGTAGGCCGCTATGAGTCCCTGATCATCCTCGACACCCTGGAGGATGTGCTCGAAAGCAAAGAGGCCGGCGTTATCCTTGACGGGGTTGAGAATCCCGGCCTGACTGCCAGGCTCGCATTCCATGGCCAGACCATCCGGCTTGTCCTCGATAAGACTGACTTCAGTCAGCTTGCCGGCAAGACAATGATCCTCAGGATCAAAGCGAAAATCAGAGCAGGGGCGGATCTCAGTGCCTACCTGGATGAAACAGTTCCCAACGGAGCCCGGATCATCCTGAATGATGAAAGGGTGATCTTGTCCAATACCGTGACCGTTACCCCGCCGCTCGAAAAACCAGGTATTGAAAAGAAAATCAACGGCAAGGATCATGAAGAGCTGGAGGAACGGGATCAAGCCTTTGTCTACCAGGTCACGGTGGATATCCCGGAAAATGTCCGTGGTTACGAATCCCTGGTTATCACCGATAGCCTGGAGGATGCGCTGGGAACCACGGGTGTCCGTGCACTGATTGATGGCGTGGAGATGCCGGCTTTGACCGGCCGGATTACGATCGACGGCCGGCTGATCAGCCTGATTCTGGACAGGAGTGAAGACTTTGCCCTCCTGGCGGGGAAGACATTGACCCTGGAGATCGGGGCCCGGATACAGGAAGACGCGGATCTCAGCGGTTACACCGACGAGAGGATCCCCAACCGGGCGGTACTGACCTTTAACCAGGAGCCGGGAGTTGAGTCCAATGAGGTAACGGTGACGCCGCCGATGGAACTGGTGGGCGGCGATACGGATGAACTGCCCAAGACAGGCTCTTTGGTTGACAGGACCTTGCTCTGGGTCCTCGGCATGTTGCTTATGGCGGCCGGCAGCCTGGTGTTGTTGCGGATCAGGTACGCAACCGTTAAAGAGAAGTAG
- a CDS encoding glycosyltransferase family 2 protein — protein sequence MDQPLISIIIPCYNAERWIARCLDSVTGQTYPALEIIVVSDGSTDGSDRIVRQFVSRDPRVRYVRQENQGVSAARNRGLSMATGEWVCFVDADDYVNRDHVHTMVSALASKEIDAVAVNFFMELPRGWRLPYPFIVLRKRLSGEQAVRQSFRLLFFPTFLWNKLFRRSLFTDHQISFPSILYEDAFVVPLLLLHCREVIVLKKACYHYVRHPGSLTHRVASGHVHDYLESAGMLRRHFVASGQWAKWEKPYGRWLNRIMAQIFFSLFLTKRTMPWKDRDRLIRNTRAAVKVIKRTGLADAALDELIFSA from the coding sequence TTGGACCAACCGCTGATCAGCATCATTATCCCCTGCTACAACGCCGAGCGTTGGATCGCGCGCTGCCTGGATTCTGTCACCGGCCAGACTTATCCTGCCCTTGAAATCATTGTCGTGTCGGACGGATCGACGGACGGATCCGACAGGATCGTCCGCCAATTTGTGAGCAGGGATCCGAGGGTGCGCTATGTCCGCCAGGAAAACCAGGGGGTCAGCGCCGCCCGCAACCGGGGCCTGTCAATGGCCACAGGAGAGTGGGTCTGTTTTGTCGATGCCGACGATTACGTCAATCGGGATCATGTGCATACCATGGTCTCAGCTCTCGCTTCAAAGGAGATTGACGCGGTTGCCGTTAATTTTTTCATGGAATTGCCGCGAGGTTGGAGGCTTCCCTACCCTTTCATCGTTCTTCGCAAAAGATTGAGCGGCGAGCAGGCCGTGAGACAGTCATTCCGCTTGCTTTTTTTCCCCACCTTCCTGTGGAACAAGCTCTTTCGCCGCAGCCTTTTCACCGACCACCAAATATCCTTCCCCTCCATTCTCTACGAAGATGCCTTTGTTGTTCCGCTTCTGCTCCTCCATTGCCGGGAAGTAATTGTACTTAAGAAGGCCTGCTACCACTACGTGCGGCATCCCGGAAGCCTGACCCACCGGGTGGCATCCGGCCATGTCCATGATTACCTGGAATCCGCCGGCATGCTGCGCCGGCATTTCGTGGCATCCGGCCAATGGGCAAAGTGGGAAAAACCTTATGGCCGCTGGCTTAACCGGATCATGGCACAGATCTTTTTTTCCCTCTTTTTGACTAAAAGAACCATGCCATGGAAGGATAGGGACCGGCTGATCCGCAATACTCGCGCTGCCGTCAAGGTTATCAAGCGGACAGGCCTCGCCGATGCCGCCCTTGATGAACTTATCTTCTCTGCTTGA
- a CDS encoding Trk family potassium uptake protein: MMKPKHTFNLRGVFRNPPVLIIAAYLAVLLLGTSLLLLPFAVQSGVAADPVTALFTATSALCVTGLTTVTTLTYWSFFGQAVILFLIQVGGLGIMTAAGGLAMVLRRRISMPNRIVLAEEKNAPRPGGMARLIHFVLVATFAIELTGTCLLSFRFIPIFGWKNGLWKAVFQAVSAYCNAGFDLIGEASLISWNKDVLVLFATALLIILGGLGFPVYRDIMRQKRWRRYRLHSKITLLLTAFLLLSGTFSFWLLEHRNAGGVLQSLSIPRQWMNAFFQSVTCRTAGFYSIPQSSLTQASCLIAIALMFVGGSPVGTAGGVKTTTLFTLLHSTRKEIGRRRNASVFDRRLPAGLMTRASAIVMIAALWCSAGALILSIAEPQTPFLDSLFEVISAFGTVGLSRDLTPSLGYLSQSVLITTMLFGKIGPLTVLYALSAKPVTTTTFEDAEESILIG, translated from the coding sequence ATGATGAAACCAAAACACACATTCAATCTGCGCGGCGTCTTTCGCAATCCGCCTGTTTTAATCATTGCGGCGTATCTGGCTGTTCTGCTGCTCGGTACTTCTTTGCTGCTTTTACCTTTCGCGGTACAATCCGGCGTTGCTGCCGATCCTGTCACTGCACTTTTTACGGCGACATCAGCCCTCTGCGTGACCGGTTTGACAACAGTGACAACACTCACTTACTGGTCGTTCTTCGGGCAAGCGGTTATCCTGTTCCTGATTCAGGTCGGCGGACTCGGGATCATGACTGCCGCCGGCGGCCTGGCCATGGTGCTTCGGAGGCGGATCTCCATGCCCAATCGGATTGTGCTGGCAGAAGAAAAAAATGCCCCAAGGCCGGGCGGGATGGCCCGTTTGATCCATTTCGTTCTTGTTGCGACCTTTGCCATCGAATTGACGGGAACCTGTTTGCTTTCCTTCCGTTTCATCCCCATCTTTGGCTGGAAAAACGGTCTCTGGAAAGCAGTCTTTCAGGCGGTTTCCGCTTACTGTAACGCTGGCTTCGACCTTATCGGCGAAGCCTCTTTGATCAGCTGGAATAAAGATGTCCTGGTGCTATTCGCCACCGCTCTGCTCATCATTCTGGGCGGCTTGGGTTTTCCCGTTTACCGCGACATCATGAGGCAAAAACGCTGGCGCCGCTATCGGCTTCATTCCAAGATCACACTTCTGCTGACCGCATTCCTCCTCTTGTCCGGAACGTTCAGTTTCTGGCTGCTGGAACACCGAAATGCCGGCGGGGTGCTCCAAAGCCTGTCAATTCCCCGACAATGGATGAACGCCTTCTTCCAGTCTGTCACCTGCCGTACCGCCGGTTTCTACTCGATTCCGCAAAGCTCGCTGACACAGGCTTCCTGCCTGATAGCGATTGCCCTTATGTTTGTTGGCGGGTCTCCTGTTGGGACCGCAGGTGGTGTTAAAACAACGACTCTATTTACGCTGTTGCACAGTACCCGCAAGGAAATTGGCCGAAGACGGAATGCCTCGGTGTTTGACCGGCGGCTTCCGGCCGGGCTGATGACCCGGGCATCAGCCATTGTGATGATTGCCGCCCTCTGGTGCAGCGCGGGTGCCCTCATTTTGTCAATCGCCGAACCGCAAACCCCTTTTCTTGACTCGTTATTTGAGGTCATTTCCGCTTTTGGTACGGTTGGTCTGTCACGTGACTTGACGCCCTCTCTCGGTTATCTGAGCCAGTCGGTCCTGATCACGACCATGCTTTTTGGAAAAATCGGGCCCCTCACCGTTCTCTATGCACTCAGCGCGAAACCGGTAACGACAACGACTTTCGAGGACGCAGAGGAGTCCATACTGATCGGCTGA
- a CDS encoding TrkA family potassium uptake protein has product MKKVKDVAVIGCGRFGYHLAVTLSQMGRNVMVVDDDEEIVNALAHQVTYAVRADVTQENVLAEIGIGNCDAAVIAIGEHFEAAMMATLACKEMGIPRIIAKARNESMGRVLLKIGATQVMIPERDQGIKLAHALASHNMSELIGLSTTHAILEIGCPGSWSGKSLEELDIRSTYRVTIIGIGRAGEPLIFPHAEDVFREGDRIFALGSNEDLARMETIVEDE; this is encoded by the coding sequence ATGAAAAAAGTGAAAGATGTCGCCGTCATCGGCTGTGGCCGCTTTGGCTACCATCTGGCGGTTACCTTAAGTCAGATGGGAAGGAACGTCATGGTGGTCGATGATGATGAAGAAATCGTAAATGCCCTGGCTCATCAGGTCACCTACGCAGTTCGCGCTGATGTGACTCAGGAAAATGTGCTGGCGGAAATTGGCATTGGAAACTGTGATGCGGCGGTCATTGCCATAGGCGAGCATTTTGAGGCCGCCATGATGGCGACACTGGCATGCAAGGAAATGGGCATCCCCCGCATCATCGCCAAGGCGCGAAATGAATCAATGGGGCGTGTCCTGCTGAAAATCGGAGCCACCCAGGTCATGATTCCCGAACGTGATCAGGGAATTAAGCTTGCTCACGCGCTCGCGTCCCACAACATGTCAGAACTGATCGGGTTGTCCACGACACACGCCATCCTTGAAATCGGCTGTCCGGGAAGCTGGTCCGGAAAGAGCCTTGAAGAGCTTGACATACGGTCCACCTATCGGGTCACCATTATCGGGATCGGGCGTGCAGGTGAACCGCTCATCTTCCCGCACGCGGAAGATGTCTTCAGAGAAGGCGACCGCATCTTCGCGCTTGGCAGCAATGAAGACCTGGCGAGAATGGAAACGATTGTCGAGGATGAGTGA
- a CDS encoding TVP38/TMEM64 family protein produces MMTAHDRSGSKVNIGHACTLYAARRRRIFQRSLTIGILILTLVASVLIYLYWGEAAIDFFSDPIKVRAMVSRHPVSSRLVFFLANFMQVVIAIIPGEPFELAAGYAFGVVEGTLICMAAIYAASILIFLLVKRFGRPVIELFFEPEKIDQVRLFRRPGQLNILLYILLFLPGTPKDILTYLAGLTPIRLSSWLIIISARLLSVVTSTVSGGLLGSQNYIYAVLVFLVTGLVALAGILMYNRLNRRAQEEEMTG; encoded by the coding sequence ATGATGACGGCACACGACCGATCCGGATCAAAAGTGAATATCGGTCACGCCTGCACTTTGTACGCGGCACGCCGCAGGCGGATCTTTCAGCGTTCCCTGACGATCGGCATCCTGATTCTGACCCTTGTTGCCTCCGTGCTGATCTATCTTTACTGGGGTGAGGCAGCCATTGATTTTTTCTCCGACCCCATCAAGGTTCGCGCCATGGTTTCAAGGCATCCTGTTTCCAGCCGATTGGTTTTCTTTTTGGCCAACTTCATGCAGGTTGTGATCGCCATCATCCCGGGAGAACCCTTTGAATTGGCGGCAGGCTATGCTTTTGGCGTCGTTGAGGGGACACTGATTTGCATGGCCGCCATCTATGCAGCCAGTATCCTGATTTTCCTTCTGGTCAAGCGTTTTGGGCGGCCGGTGATCGAATTGTTTTTTGAGCCGGAAAAGATCGACCAGGTCCGCTTGTTCCGAAGACCGGGCCAACTCAATATTTTGCTTTACATTCTTCTTTTCCTGCCGGGAACCCCCAAGGACATATTGACCTACCTGGCAGGGCTGACACCGATAAGGCTGTCAAGCTGGCTGATCATTATTTCCGCCAGGCTCCTCTCCGTCGTCACATCGACTGTGAGCGGCGGCCTGCTCGGCTCTCAAAATTACATCTATGCGGTTCTTGTTTTCCTTGTCACGGGATTGGTCGCGCTTGCGGGTATTCTCATGTACAACAGGCTCAACAGGCGTGCGCAGGAGGAAGAAATGACCGGGTGA
- a CDS encoding pyridoxal-phosphate dependent enzyme, whose product MIDLTIHKDALENAVKRARENKIIIPTFAQLRDPVKNVPDKIKKALHQVGTDEVDPLNLFRITWKNEPRRDGGEYGGVNYIEIPRELTRVKARVFTMVGKWFPTGCHKVGASYGCLVPRLVTGQFDPYHNWAVWPSTGNYCRGGAFNSKLLGCKSIAILPVEMSVERFNWLQNIADEVIGTPGCESDVYEIFEKVKEIRRTRHDAVIFNQFEEMGNVLWHYHVTGPALEEVYEEVKTENSRLFGVFFTSGSAGTMSAGDYLKDHYPRIKVAVGEALQCPTILNNGFGRHRIEGIGDKHIPFVHNIKNTDLVAAIDDNNSQNLLRLFNEEVGHEYLRKQSGLTDEFLKQLPLLGISGIANILGAIKMAKYYELTENDVLLTVATDSAEMYQSRLVELEEAEGPYTEELAARDYWHNLMSMKTDNMEEFTYITRKRVHNLKYYTWVEQQGRTLEELNAQWYDEHYWDDLHKQADEIDRLTMEFNERTGVLANM is encoded by the coding sequence ATGATCGATCTCACGATCCATAAGGACGCGCTCGAAAACGCGGTAAAACGCGCGCGCGAGAACAAAATTATCATCCCCACCTTCGCGCAGCTGCGCGATCCCGTTAAAAATGTACCCGACAAAATTAAAAAAGCGCTTCACCAGGTCGGGACCGATGAAGTCGATCCCCTCAACTTGTTCCGCATTACCTGGAAAAATGAACCCAGGCGCGACGGCGGTGAATACGGAGGGGTCAACTACATCGAAATCCCCCGCGAACTCACGCGTGTCAAGGCCCGGGTCTTTACCATGGTCGGCAAGTGGTTCCCGACCGGCTGCCACAAAGTCGGTGCTTCATACGGCTGCCTGGTCCCCCGTCTTGTGACGGGTCAGTTCGACCCTTACCATAACTGGGCTGTCTGGCCGTCAACCGGCAACTACTGCCGCGGCGGCGCTTTTAACTCCAAACTTCTGGGCTGCAAGTCAATCGCGATCCTTCCGGTCGAGATGAGTGTTGAGCGTTTCAACTGGCTTCAAAATATCGCTGACGAAGTGATCGGAACTCCCGGCTGTGAAAGTGACGTTTACGAAATCTTTGAAAAAGTCAAGGAAATCCGGCGGACCCGCCACGATGCCGTCATCTTCAACCAGTTTGAGGAGATGGGCAATGTTCTTTGGCACTACCACGTAACGGGCCCGGCCCTCGAAGAAGTCTACGAAGAAGTCAAAACTGAAAACTCACGCCTTTTCGGGGTTTTCTTTACCAGCGGCAGCGCAGGCACCATGAGCGCAGGCGACTATCTGAAGGACCATTATCCGCGCATCAAAGTGGCCGTGGGCGAGGCGTTGCAGTGCCCCACCATCCTCAACAATGGTTTCGGCCGTCACCGCATCGAGGGAATCGGCGACAAGCACATCCCCTTTGTCCACAACATAAAAAATACTGATCTGGTCGCTGCCATTGACGACAATAATTCGCAGAATCTGCTCCGCCTCTTCAACGAGGAAGTCGGGCACGAATACCTCAGGAAACAATCCGGACTGACGGACGAATTTTTGAAGCAGCTGCCCCTGCTGGGCATCAGCGGGATCGCCAACATTCTCGGCGCCATCAAGATGGCCAAGTACTATGAACTCACGGAGAATGACGTTCTGCTCACGGTGGCGACCGACTCGGCCGAGATGTACCAGTCCCGCCTGGTCGAGCTCGAAGAGGCGGAGGGACCTTACACCGAGGAATTGGCAGCGCGCGATTACTGGCACAACCTCATGTCCATGAAAACAGATAACATGGAGGAATTCACTTACATCACCCGCAAGCGCGTCCACAATCTCAAGTACTACACCTGGGTCGAGCAGCAGGGCCGCACCTTGGAAGAACTGAACGCGCAGTGGTATGACGAACATTACTGGGACGATCTCCATAAGCAGGCCGATGAAATCGACCGGCTGACCATGGAGTTCAACGAACGCACCGGCGTGCTCGCCAACATGTGA